One Bacteroidales bacterium genomic region harbors:
- a CDS encoding outer membrane beta-barrel protein yields MKRVTLTSALFLVFLNLYAQDHKISIGINGSLGGNKYFKETGFDYEYKTRLTTSLGIDFHYQFNHLFLGSGLGYGTQGYQLKYNYLIEDPGDPAIPRQSDLKVSYISIPVRFGIQLIHKNRLMFYPSVGLDLTIQTKCEENTVFEDNSEHKSKFLIQNLHQSQVIAQLDLGTGYQLSERCIIRVTPFIGKGLSVLDYKSMKTGQLSYGCRFGVYFIL; encoded by the coding sequence ATGAAAAGAGTTACCTTAACCTCCGCACTATTCCTTGTCTTCTTAAATTTGTATGCACAGGATCATAAAATTTCAATAGGAATAAATGGTTCTCTAGGAGGAAATAAATATTTTAAAGAAACTGGTTTTGATTATGAATATAAAACCAGGCTGACAACTTCCCTGGGGATTGACTTTCACTATCAGTTTAACCACTTATTTTTAGGTAGTGGATTAGGATATGGGACTCAGGGGTATCAATTAAAATACAATTACCTGATTGAGGATCCGGGAGATCCGGCTATACCCAGGCAAAGTGATTTAAAGGTTTCTTATATAAGTATACCGGTAAGATTTGGTATACAATTAATTCACAAAAACAGATTGATGTTTTATCCTTCAGTTGGTCTGGATCTTACTATTCAAACAAAATGTGAAGAAAATACAGTCTTTGAGGACAATTCCGAACATAAATCAAAATTTCTCATTCAGAACCTGCATCAATCCCAGGTTATAGCTCAATTGGATCTTGGAACAGGTTATCAATTAAGTGAAAGATGTATAATACGCGTCACTCCTTTCATTGGTAAAGGTTTAAGTGTATTGGATTATAAATCGATGAAAACCGGACAATTATCGTATGGTTGCCGATTTGGAGTTTATTTTATTTTATAG
- a CDS encoding cupin domain-containing protein → MAKLGDKITNIRTGQKMIFLQTGKETNGRLLEIESFNPKSEMREPIHIHPYQVSSAKVISGKLHFLVNGKEQIIGPGEEITIPSGVAHCFWNEDDIEAHSVQQFSPALHIDEFFESYFEMAKDDKLNEKGMPPFLQLPLMGLKHKNEIRVISPPWAVQLLTYWILAPISFLMGYRANYYSKK, encoded by the coding sequence ATGGCAAAGCTGGGTGATAAAATTACAAACATACGGACAGGGCAAAAAATGATTTTCCTTCAAACAGGAAAGGAGACAAATGGTCGACTTCTCGAAATTGAGTCTTTCAATCCTAAATCGGAGATGAGAGAACCCATTCATATTCATCCATACCAGGTAAGCTCTGCAAAAGTTATTTCCGGAAAACTTCATTTCCTGGTTAATGGTAAGGAACAAATCATAGGTCCCGGTGAAGAAATTACCATTCCTTCCGGTGTCGCACATTGTTTTTGGAATGAAGACGACATAGAGGCACATTCTGTTCAACAGTTTTCTCCTGCGCTTCACATTGACGAGTTTTTTGAATCCTATTTCGAAATGGCCAAAGATGATAAACTGAATGAAAAAGGAATGCCTCCATTTTTGCAACTACCTCTGATGGGATTAAAACATAAGAACGAAATAAGGGTAATTAGTCCCCCCTGGGCTGTACAACTTTTGACATATTGGATACTTGCCCCAATTAGTTTTTTAATGGGTTACAGGGCTAATTACTATTCAAAAAAATAA
- a CDS encoding CotH kinase family protein: protein MHRLYLLLCLLFLCPVAALPQVLINEYLTSNTSGLLDEDQEYSDWIEFYNSSDNPVNMTGYSLTDDLAVPARWTFPAMTLPAHQYVKVFASGKDRKALWMNFETVIDIGTPWHYIVPQSDMGTAWLNNGFDDSSWSVGNSSFGYADGDDTTLISSSSFSIFIRKEFTISSMADIGRVILSIDYDDGFVAYINGHEIARSNLGTPLQNVPFDMPATNSREAAMYLSGTPEYYDVEDIAGVLQVGTNVIAIQVHNNTVGSSDLSAIPFLTIGRFNGEAGYVSPFLSFAGGLLHTNFKIDAGSESIFLFNKSGALVDSAAHIAMPSDVSRGRMPDGSPSWCFFGYPTPGRANTPAGSGLEPSSAVTLSPSGGKFRTSAVITMSSADPADSVYYTMDGTIPDKSDYLYKGQLTIATDRIIRARTIRTGKLPGPVKSSTYVGSRTHDIPFVCLSTNPENLWNENYGIYAFGTAPRGDYPYFNANFWKDWERPVHMELYDVQGVKKVDQDAGMKIFGAWSRAADQKSLALYARKTYGKGSFEYKFFEDKPIDKFESLILRNSGNDNMGLQFHDCFMTGLTRKMDVDRQAFQPAAVYINGQYWGLLNIREKVSNNYIAENHQVNADSVNLLQFGGDVLDGTNEGYQELINYLNQKTTLQNDADYEKARNSIDIDNFIQYELTQIYLNNRDWPGNNIKFWNTNSPGSKWRWILFDTDFGFGIWDVNDYKLNSLDFALEAYGPDWPNPPWATLILRRMVTNLNFRNNFINQFCDRLNLDFSSSRVNSDLDSLQNLYDHEIVYNFGRWWGNYDEWLGRISNRKTFGQYRPTYCRDFLRTRFSLGSGLSITVNVSGSDEGVVKINTICPSVYPFTGIYFKNLPIQMTAVPRPGYRFVKWEGTINSTEPSVTYNMAAAGTFNAVFEEDTEEEKLIVINEINYTSSPATDAKDWVEIYNNGASSVDLGEWILTDNEIDSGYVFTTGTILTPGSYLVICRNLEDFKTFYPNVSNATGNLSFKLSGEGEIVRLFDNEFNLVDKVNYGVTAPWPVDANGTGKTIELLNPSLDNELAGSWLSGLIGGTPGTENSVSIPTGKGDIQELQVQMDCFPNPFRDYTTISFSVAAAGSYRLEVMDMQGRIVKVLTEETLSPGSYWIDWTGDNVSEGVYTLRLSGNGVAQTKKMVKIK, encoded by the coding sequence CTTCCCCAGGTTCTTATTAATGAATACCTCACATCCAATACTTCGGGATTGCTGGACGAGGACCAGGAATATTCCGATTGGATAGAATTTTATAACAGCAGCGACAACCCGGTGAATATGACCGGTTACAGCCTGACTGATGATCTTGCGGTACCGGCAAGATGGACTTTCCCGGCCATGACTCTTCCTGCGCATCAGTATGTCAAAGTTTTTGCTTCCGGAAAAGACAGGAAAGCGCTCTGGATGAATTTCGAAACGGTTATTGATATCGGTACGCCCTGGCATTATATTGTGCCTCAATCTGATATGGGTACCGCCTGGCTGAATAACGGTTTTGATGACAGTTCATGGTCAGTCGGGAACAGTAGTTTCGGATATGCCGATGGGGATGACACTACACTGATATCGTCATCCAGCTTCAGCATTTTTATCCGCAAGGAGTTTACAATTTCAAGCATGGCGGATATCGGAAGAGTTATCCTGAGTATCGATTACGATGATGGTTTTGTTGCCTACATTAACGGCCATGAAATAGCAAGGTCAAACCTGGGTACACCGCTACAGAATGTTCCTTTTGACATGCCGGCCACCAATTCCCGCGAGGCCGCCATGTACTTGAGCGGAACTCCCGAGTATTATGATGTGGAGGATATCGCCGGAGTGCTGCAGGTTGGCACCAACGTTATTGCCATCCAGGTGCACAACAACACTGTAGGTTCATCTGACCTGTCGGCCATACCCTTTCTTACAATCGGCCGGTTTAACGGCGAAGCGGGTTATGTGTCACCTTTCCTCAGCTTTGCGGGTGGATTGCTACACACAAATTTCAAAATCGATGCAGGTTCCGAAAGTATATTCTTATTCAATAAGTCAGGAGCCCTTGTTGATTCTGCAGCACACATTGCTATGCCATCCGATGTTTCAAGAGGCCGTATGCCGGATGGGAGCCCTTCGTGGTGTTTCTTCGGATATCCGACTCCGGGCAGAGCCAATACACCTGCGGGTTCAGGACTGGAGCCTTCGTCGGCAGTTACCCTGAGCCCGTCTGGCGGAAAATTCCGAACCTCGGCAGTAATCACTATGTCTTCCGCTGATCCTGCGGATTCGGTATATTATACTATGGACGGCACAATACCTGATAAAAGCGATTATTTATATAAGGGTCAACTAACTATTGCTACTGACAGGATCATAAGAGCAAGAACGATCAGGACAGGAAAACTTCCGGGGCCGGTAAAATCATCTACTTATGTAGGTTCCCGGACTCACGATATACCCTTTGTATGTCTTTCAACCAACCCTGAAAACCTGTGGAATGAGAACTACGGAATTTATGCTTTTGGCACTGCTCCACGGGGCGACTATCCCTATTTCAATGCAAATTTCTGGAAAGACTGGGAACGCCCTGTTCACATGGAGTTATATGATGTGCAGGGAGTAAAAAAAGTGGACCAGGATGCGGGTATGAAAATTTTCGGGGCCTGGTCAAGAGCTGCGGATCAGAAATCACTGGCTCTTTATGCCCGGAAAACTTACGGCAAAGGTTCATTCGAATATAAGTTCTTTGAAGATAAACCAATCGACAAATTTGAATCGCTTATACTGCGGAATTCAGGAAATGATAATATGGGTCTTCAGTTCCATGATTGCTTTATGACCGGTTTGACAAGAAAAATGGACGTGGACAGGCAGGCTTTTCAACCGGCGGCTGTTTATATCAATGGCCAATACTGGGGACTTTTGAATATCCGGGAGAAAGTTTCAAATAACTATATTGCAGAAAACCATCAGGTGAACGCCGACTCTGTTAACCTGCTACAGTTTGGCGGGGATGTGCTGGACGGAACCAACGAGGGTTACCAGGAGCTTATTAATTATCTCAACCAGAAAACGACATTGCAGAATGATGCCGACTATGAAAAAGCCAGGAATTCAATCGATATTGATAATTTCATACAGTATGAGCTTACCCAGATCTACCTGAACAATCGGGACTGGCCGGGAAATAATATAAAATTCTGGAATACTAATTCGCCTGGAAGCAAATGGCGGTGGATTCTTTTTGATACCGATTTCGGTTTCGGGATATGGGATGTAAATGATTATAAACTCAACAGCCTCGACTTTGCTCTTGAAGCGTATGGTCCCGATTGGCCTAATCCGCCATGGGCAACGCTCATTCTGCGACGAATGGTCACCAACCTGAATTTCAGAAACAATTTCATAAACCAGTTTTGCGACAGGTTGAATCTCGATTTCAGCTCTTCCAGGGTTAATTCCGATCTCGATTCGCTACAGAACCTTTACGATCATGAGATCGTGTATAACTTCGGTCGCTGGTGGGGAAACTATGATGAATGGCTGGGCCGGATCAGTAATCGCAAAACGTTTGGCCAATACAGGCCAACCTATTGCAGGGATTTTCTGAGAACACGGTTTAGCCTGGGATCAGGACTGTCCATAACAGTGAATGTTTCAGGCAGTGATGAGGGAGTTGTTAAAATAAATACAATTTGCCCGTCCGTTTATCCTTTTACAGGTATTTATTTCAAGAACCTTCCCATACAGATGACGGCAGTGCCGCGGCCGGGTTACCGTTTCGTGAAATGGGAAGGAACCATTAACAGCACAGAACCTTCTGTGACTTATAATATGGCCGCAGCAGGAACTTTTAATGCCGTGTTTGAAGAAGACACGGAGGAAGAGAAGCTGATAGTGATTAATGAAATTAACTACACCTCATCGCCGGCAACCGATGCGAAGGACTGGGTTGAAATTTATAATAACGGCGCCTCTTCGGTTGATTTGGGGGAATGGATTTTAACCGACAATGAAATTGATTCAGGGTATGTGTTTACGACCGGTACCATACTTACACCGGGCAGTTACCTGGTGATTTGCAGGAATCTTGAAGATTTCAAAACTTTTTATCCCAACGTATCCAATGCAACAGGAAATTTAAGCTTTAAACTGAGTGGTGAAGGGGAGATTGTGAGACTCTTTGATAATGAATTCAACCTGGTTGACAAAGTTAATTATGGTGTGACAGCTCCCTGGCCTGTAGATGCAAATGGAACGGGCAAAACAATTGAATTGTTAAATCCTTCACTTGATAATGAACTGGCCGGCAGCTGGCTGTCAGGCCTTATCGGAGGCACGCCGGGTACTGAAAATTCGGTGTCCATACCGACAGGAAAGGGAGATATTCAGGAACTGCAGGTTCAGATGGACTGTTTCCCGAATCCGTTCCGGGATTACACTACAATTAGCTTTAGTGTTGCTGCCGCCGGAAGTTACAGGCTGGAGGTAATGGATATGCAGGGAAGGATTGTCAAGGTTCTGACAGAAGAAACACTTTCACCGGGTTCATATTGGATTGACTGGACAGGAGACAACGTGAGCGAAGGAGTGTACACATTGCGTTTATCCGGCAATGGAGTAGCGCAAACAAAAAAGATGGTGAAGATCAAATAA
- a CDS encoding DUF1330 domain-containing protein, with amino-acid sequence MSYYFIANIRIHDREEYDKYLEKADEVFGNYNGEYLVADDHPEILEGTWGYTRTIIIEFKSKRDFEAWYNSLEYQEILQHRLHASHCDTILAKGFVR; translated from the coding sequence ATGAGCTACTATTTTATTGCCAACATTCGAATTCATGACAGAGAGGAATATGACAAATACCTCGAAAAAGCGGATGAGGTATTTGGTAACTACAACGGAGAATATTTAGTGGCGGATGATCACCCTGAAATCTTAGAAGGCACATGGGGGTACACACGAACCATTATTATCGAATTTAAATCAAAACGCGATTTTGAAGCGTGGTACAATTCTTTGGAATACCAGGAGATATTGCAGCACCGGTTACACGCTTCACACTGTGACACCATCCTGGCTAAAGGATTTGTGAGATAA
- a CDS encoding ABC transporter permease, which yields MLYDIIRYALRNLIKNRVISVFNIAGLTLAISSILFLFLYLENELSFDRFEKDYRTIYNVYFDEYVEGVRDRYVQAPVALGNSLLEDYPEVEAMTRTQYMPKSIIKNDQGIEFMDNVISADSSFLRMFNVDLITGDISKMLTAPNQVCISTMCAKKYFSDRNPVGKTLVINDKKYEVQGVFSNYPSNSHLTFDLIGSLVTFTKDYDAHYWDGYMYSTYIKLHKNVHSAEFEKKLPSLIMNRLGPFAAEHFNLDLKEWFGRGNRIDLKLIPISKIHLYANNIAGFENQNSISDVIVIFVAVFLILFIACFNFVNFNICLFRNSCKTTGIKKICGSGKFPIIFQSFIEAFIIFILSSMLAYFVFFTLHPVIFDFFKPSILSANSITGTIPHVVILAVLISFICGCLPLIKTMKRTPSFLIKSNLRYSKKMMTVSQLLFSLQFLIATIIFIFFLVIVNQVNLITTRHLGFDKENVVIIHLNNRDRSKATILADEIRKLQNIKAVSVSNTYPGGGLPTKYLQLKDSSGITSYSPQYFCCDIEMMKVLQFKIIKGEFFSKNSPQNSILLNETALKTFGIKENPIGKIFTHSSDTDFYTVIGTIKDFNFRSLHRPVEPLCIYTGIDHSNSMDASTILIKFARREKQLINDIKLKWNSVYPDCYFDYSFLDDEITALYEKEMLIKKIIPIFMVIAFIISIIGLIGITFINLSEKIKEIGIRKVNGAKVIHILIILNKDFIKWIVLAIIVACPVAWYSMHLWLQTFAYKTPLSWWIFLVSGAVAMIVSLLTVSLQSLKVATKNPVEALRYE from the coding sequence ATGCTATACGATATTATCAGGTACGCCTTACGCAATTTAATTAAAAACAGAGTCATTTCTGTTTTTAATATTGCGGGATTAACACTGGCCATATCCTCCATTCTGTTTTTATTTCTCTACCTGGAAAATGAATTATCATTTGACCGGTTTGAAAAAGATTATCGCACAATTTATAATGTTTATTTTGATGAGTATGTAGAGGGTGTGAGGGATCGGTATGTTCAGGCACCTGTTGCACTTGGCAACAGTTTACTTGAAGATTACCCGGAAGTTGAAGCCATGACAAGGACTCAATACATGCCCAAAAGCATTATTAAAAACGATCAGGGTATTGAATTCATGGATAATGTGATTTCTGCCGATTCATCCTTTCTGAGAATGTTCAACGTAGATCTGATAACAGGGGATATCTCAAAAATGCTGACTGCACCCAACCAGGTTTGCATAAGTACGATGTGTGCAAAGAAATACTTTTCAGACAGGAACCCGGTTGGTAAAACCCTGGTTATAAATGATAAAAAATATGAGGTGCAGGGAGTTTTTAGTAATTATCCCTCAAATTCACACCTTACTTTCGATCTGATTGGCTCCCTGGTGACATTTACTAAAGACTATGATGCGCATTACTGGGATGGATATATGTATAGTACTTATATTAAACTTCACAAAAATGTCCATTCCGCAGAATTTGAAAAAAAACTGCCTTCTTTAATAATGAACCGCCTCGGACCGTTTGCGGCAGAACACTTTAATCTTGATCTGAAGGAATGGTTCGGCAGAGGGAATAGAATTGATCTGAAATTAATTCCGATATCTAAAATTCACCTTTATGCTAATAATATAGCCGGATTTGAAAATCAAAACAGCATCAGTGATGTGATCGTAATATTTGTTGCTGTTTTTTTGATCCTATTCATTGCCTGCTTCAATTTTGTAAATTTTAATATATGCCTGTTCCGGAACAGCTGTAAGACCACAGGCATAAAGAAAATTTGCGGTTCCGGTAAATTTCCGATAATATTTCAGTCGTTTATTGAAGCATTTATAATATTTATCCTTTCATCGATGCTTGCTTACTTTGTATTTTTTACGCTTCATCCTGTTATTTTTGATTTCTTTAAACCCTCAATATTATCTGCAAATAGTATCACCGGTACAATTCCCCATGTTGTCATTCTGGCGGTTTTAATCAGTTTTATATGCGGATGTCTGCCTTTAATTAAAACCATGAAAAGAACGCCTTCTTTCCTGATAAAAAGCAATTTACGGTATTCAAAAAAGATGATGACGGTGAGTCAGTTGCTTTTTAGTCTTCAGTTTCTGATTGCAACCATTATTTTTATATTCTTTTTGGTTATTGTCAACCAGGTAAACCTGATAACTACCCGCCATCTTGGCTTTGATAAAGAAAATGTGGTAATTATTCACCTGAATAACCGGGATAGAAGTAAAGCGACAATATTAGCCGATGAGATAAGAAAGCTGCAAAATATTAAAGCAGTTTCAGTGTCCAATACTTACCCGGGAGGGGGACTTCCTACCAAATATCTTCAACTGAAAGATTCCTCGGGAATTACTTCCTACTCTCCCCAGTATTTTTGCTGTGATATTGAAATGATGAAGGTTCTTCAGTTCAAAATAATTAAAGGAGAATTTTTCTCAAAAAACAGTCCCCAAAATTCAATCCTACTCAATGAAACGGCTCTAAAAACATTTGGTATTAAAGAAAACCCGATTGGAAAGATTTTCACTCACTCTTCAGATACAGATTTTTACACCGTTATAGGTACCATTAAAGATTTCAATTTCCGGTCGTTACACAGGCCTGTCGAACCTCTTTGCATTTATACAGGCATTGATCATTCCAATTCGATGGATGCAAGTACTATTCTAATTAAGTTTGCAAGGCGCGAAAAGCAGTTAATAAATGATATCAAATTGAAATGGAACTCTGTTTATCCTGATTGTTATTTTGATTATTCATTTCTGGATGACGAAATCACTGCTTTATACGAGAAAGAAATGTTGATTAAAAAGATAATTCCCATATTCATGGTTATCGCATTCATAATCTCAATAATCGGGCTAATCGGGATTACCTTTATTAATTTGAGTGAAAAAATTAAAGAGATCGGGATTCGTAAGGTAAATGGCGCAAAAGTGATTCACATTCTCATAATCCTCAATAAAGACTTCATAAAGTGGATCGTTTTGGCAATTATTGTTGCGTGCCCTGTTGCCTGGTACAGTATGCATCTGTGGCTTCAGACATTTGCTTATAAAACTCCGTTAAGCTGGTGGATTTTTCTTGTATCCGGTGCAGTGGCCATGATCGTTTCATTACTTACCGTGAGTTTACAAAGCCTGAAGGTCGCCACTAAAAACCCTGTTGAGGCTCTCAGATATGAGTAA
- a CDS encoding redoxin family protein, producing the protein MKNHVWELIFLTMGLTATAQNDIILTTDKICGDKIIPNRFVTSFEKNNEALDSFSFNKEIYSDPSLFRLELLTVSKKDIYIYGLGTVKDSMCLFFLDSNNDRIFSNDEIAIIPINKENAKPNYITCKYDGGTTCIQLLSANTDKDKNLIDIDFKICEYRIAKITQNQQIYTIRIESRTGIDYSNPYFTLEDTLNRNRLNINEYLCIRNSRYLIKGSNVTGDTIVLEQVPDNIPLTSTQIGYKAPELVGERIDGDRINLKDYIGKFVLLDFWYLGCGACLSEMEYTMKDIYDLYGGEKFDILGVNVKDNGKEVSDFIKKKNYSWSQMLASLDGDYVAKYNVFAFPTYFLIDPNGIVIENDFGGLATLPYILNEYLPDNYLVNKLLLKKTKFNYNGYLDSKYSLLVIKPVNGKKKSYILLKYNNEWQYSLDLPNGEYLYYYYFDGKKEIDPANPNMKEENGQFYSILEVKE; encoded by the coding sequence ATGAAAAATCACGTATGGGAGCTAATTTTCCTGACTATGGGTTTGACTGCCACTGCCCAGAATGATATCATATTGACAACTGATAAAATATGCGGCGATAAAATCATACCTAATCGATTTGTCACTTCATTCGAAAAAAATAATGAGGCACTCGATTCCTTTTCATTTAATAAAGAAATATACTCTGATCCATCCTTGTTCAGGCTTGAGTTGTTGACTGTATCAAAAAAAGATATATATATTTATGGATTGGGTACAGTAAAAGATTCAATGTGCTTGTTTTTTCTAGATTCAAATAATGATAGGATTTTCAGTAATGATGAAATTGCAATTATCCCAATAAATAAAGAAAATGCAAAACCCAACTATATTACATGCAAGTATGATGGTGGCACAACTTGCATCCAATTACTATCTGCCAATACCGATAAAGACAAAAATTTAATTGATATTGATTTTAAAATTTGCGAGTACCGGATAGCAAAGATCACTCAGAATCAACAAATCTATACTATAAGAATTGAATCCAGGACAGGAATTGACTATTCAAATCCCTATTTTACTCTCGAAGATACTTTAAATAGAAATAGATTAAATATAAATGAATATCTGTGTATAAGGAATAGCAGATATCTGATCAAAGGCTCGAATGTTACAGGGGATACAATAGTACTGGAACAAGTTCCGGATAATATCCCATTAACAAGCACCCAGATAGGATATAAGGCTCCCGAGCTTGTGGGTGAAAGAATTGATGGGGACCGAATAAATCTGAAAGACTACATTGGCAAGTTTGTTTTATTGGACTTCTGGTATCTTGGTTGTGGTGCCTGTTTATCAGAGATGGAATATACAATGAAAGACATATATGATTTATATGGTGGTGAGAAATTTGATATTCTTGGCGTGAATGTTAAAGACAATGGCAAGGAAGTTTCTGATTTTATAAAAAAGAAAAATTACTCATGGTCGCAAATGTTAGCATCCCTTGATGGGGATTATGTTGCAAAGTACAATGTTTTCGCTTTTCCGACCTATTTTTTAATTGATCCGAATGGTATTGTTATTGAAAATGATTTTGGAGGATTAGCAACTTTACCATATATATTAAATGAATATTTACCTGACAATTATTTGGTCAATAAATTACTATTGAAAAAGACCAAGTTTAATTACAATGGATACCTTGATTCAAAATATTCATTACTGGTTATAAAACCTGTAAATGGAAAAAAGAAGAGCTATATACTGTTGAAATATAATAATGAGTGGCAATATTCATTGGACTTACCAAACGGAGAATATTTATACTATTACTATTTTGATGGTAAAAAAGAAATTGACCCGGCCAATCCAAATATGAAAGAAGAGAATGGTCAATTCTATTCGATATTGGAGGTGAAAGAATAA
- the arr gene encoding NAD(+)--rifampin ADP-ribosyltransferase, whose protein sequence is MEFSPDNHIVKLCIQGMVLEEKGNPEKASEIFLQAWNDAIDDFEKFLAAYFVARNQKDIQDKLKWLLTDLQLALKINNDAVIPAFPVLYSTIAKCYEEIGDMDNGKKNYSQAHLFPEKPSDKGPFFHGTKADLHNGDLLTPGGRSNYQSDLIMNHIYFTAMVNGAGLAASLAQGDGPERVYVVEPTGDFENDPNVTNKRFPGNPTRSYRTKSPLKIIGEIADWNKLTPDDIEKWKVKLANSKGEIIN, encoded by the coding sequence ATGGAATTCAGCCCGGATAACCACATAGTGAAACTCTGCATCCAGGGGATGGTACTTGAAGAAAAAGGTAATCCTGAAAAAGCTTCTGAAATCTTCCTCCAGGCCTGGAACGATGCGATTGATGATTTTGAAAAATTCCTGGCGGCATATTTTGTTGCCAGAAATCAAAAAGATATTCAGGATAAATTAAAATGGCTGCTAACCGATTTGCAGCTTGCACTGAAAATTAATAATGATGCCGTCATCCCGGCATTTCCTGTTCTATATTCAACCATCGCCAAATGCTATGAAGAAATTGGAGATATGGATAATGGAAAAAAGAATTACTCGCAAGCTCATTTATTTCCTGAAAAGCCTTCAGATAAAGGGCCCTTTTTTCATGGTACCAAAGCGGATTTGCATAATGGGGATTTGCTGACTCCGGGAGGAAGATCAAACTACCAGTCCGATTTGATCATGAATCACATCTACTTCACTGCAATGGTTAATGGTGCGGGACTAGCCGCATCCTTAGCCCAGGGGGACGGACCTGAAAGGGTTTACGTAGTTGAACCCACAGGCGATTTTGAAAATGATCCGAATGTCACCAATAAAAGGTTCCCGGGGAATCCTACACGCTCCTACCGGACAAAGTCGCCTTTAAAGATTATCGGAGAAATAGCGGATTGGAATAAATTAACTCCCGATGACATTGAAAAATGGAAAGTAAAACTCGCCAATTCAAAGGGAGAGATAATAAATTGA
- a CDS encoding MBL fold metallo-hydrolase — protein sequence MKSWFTSQGNQIIRLIGGRSNVFLLKNDKSTILVDTSPGFLWPTLVNRLGRLGIEKIDLLILTHSHFDHAANAARIKANYGAKVIIHHSEKDYLAAGDNILPTGTNRFSKFLVKTFAAKFRSIALYQPCKPDLTANEFFDLSSYGFSAYIMHTSGHTTGSVSVIIDNEITLAGDTVFGIFPWTAFPPFAADTGELISSWEKLLNTTSCRLFIPSHGMAIKRDLLQKDLEKRRIKYTAKITTNARIKDY from the coding sequence ATGAAATCCTGGTTTACATCTCAGGGTAATCAAATCATTCGCCTGATCGGCGGAAGGAGTAATGTTTTTTTGCTTAAAAACGATAAGTCAACCATCCTGGTGGACACCAGTCCGGGATTCCTGTGGCCGACACTTGTAAACAGACTCGGCAGACTGGGCATCGAAAAAATCGACTTGCTGATTCTCACCCATTCCCATTTTGATCATGCTGCCAATGCGGCAAGGATTAAGGCCAATTACGGTGCAAAGGTGATCATTCATCACTCTGAAAAAGATTACCTGGCAGCCGGCGACAATATCCTTCCTACAGGCACCAACCGTTTCAGTAAATTTCTTGTAAAAACGTTTGCCGCTAAATTCAGATCAATTGCTTTATATCAACCCTGCAAACCCGATCTGACCGCAAATGAATTCTTTGACCTTTCTTCATACGGGTTCAGCGCCTATATCATGCATACTTCGGGGCACACAACAGGATCGGTATCCGTTATTATCGATAATGAAATAACTCTTGCAGGTGATACGGTTTTCGGTATATTTCCATGGACAGCATTCCCTCCCTTTGCAGCTGATACGGGCGAACTGATTTCAAGCTGGGAAAAACTTCTCAATACCACATCCTGCAGGCTGTTTATTCCCTCACACGGAATGGCGATAAAAAGGGATCTTCTTCAAAAAGATCTCGAAAAACGCAGGATAAAATATACGGCGAAAATAACCACGAATGCACGAATTAAAGACTATTAA